A single window of Chondrinema litorale DNA harbors:
- a CDS encoding FG-GAP repeat domain-containing protein: MTIKIFPLAGLISIILWKSFSSFTYVQNSETNRDKGQELYLRYCAICHLRPDPKSLSKEIWRNNVLPAMATRMGIVYPGIDPLGGLSKEEQEVINKNHIIPSQPLLSFDEWQQLVDYIVENAPESIPVDEERLTRNLPLKNFVAHDIKLEDEKPSLITSLKYNNETKTLWFGDYYNSVYTWQYPKGIINEVKTNSPTVDFSFDHDKTYFTEIGSLYPTELSTGSFVKYENGNSSTLLSSLHRPVNSVVEDLDDDGEPEFIVCNYGNRIGSLSLFTKDDSDGYSEKVLFGMPGAINCQVKDIDGDGKKDIIAMFAQGDESVYIFYQKDNLKFKNKRILRFPPHYGTTDMVLTDYNQDGFTDIITVHGDNADYSNILKPYHGIRIHLNNGKGSFNESFFYPIYGVTKVLAEDFDKDGDIDLVATAFFPDFNELVDESFLYLENIDSEEFKFKSYNLNRNIPIKSLALIKADVDGDGDMDVVAGHFADTPSRSVPKSVDDKFHSANYGLTVFINQLHKRGESSGFPGY; encoded by the coding sequence ATGACTATAAAGATATTCCCTTTAGCAGGGCTTATATCCATTATCTTATGGAAAAGCTTTAGCTCTTTTACTTACGTCCAAAATTCTGAAACCAATCGCGATAAAGGCCAAGAATTATATTTGAGGTATTGCGCTATTTGTCATTTACGACCTGATCCTAAGAGCCTTAGCAAAGAAATTTGGCGAAATAATGTATTGCCAGCTATGGCAACTCGGATGGGTATTGTTTATCCAGGAATAGATCCACTTGGTGGATTATCTAAAGAAGAACAAGAAGTAATAAACAAGAATCATATAATCCCATCTCAGCCATTACTGAGTTTTGATGAGTGGCAGCAACTCGTTGATTATATAGTTGAAAATGCACCTGAAAGCATTCCAGTTGACGAAGAGCGCTTAACTAGAAATTTGCCTTTAAAGAATTTTGTAGCTCATGATATTAAACTGGAAGATGAAAAGCCTTCATTAATTACCAGTCTTAAATATAATAATGAGACCAAGACTCTATGGTTTGGCGATTATTACAATAGTGTTTATACATGGCAATATCCTAAAGGAATTATCAATGAGGTAAAAACTAATAGTCCAACTGTAGATTTTTCTTTTGACCATGATAAAACCTATTTTACAGAAATAGGAAGTTTGTATCCAACAGAATTAAGTACGGGATCATTTGTGAAATATGAAAATGGTAATTCCAGTACATTACTATCATCTTTACATAGACCAGTAAATTCGGTTGTAGAAGATTTAGATGATGATGGCGAGCCTGAATTTATTGTTTGTAATTATGGAAACAGAATTGGATCGTTGTCTTTATTTACAAAAGATGATTCGGATGGATATTCGGAGAAAGTTTTATTTGGTATGCCTGGTGCTATAAACTGTCAAGTAAAAGATATAGATGGAGATGGCAAAAAGGATATTATTGCAATGTTTGCCCAAGGAGATGAGAGTGTTTATATTTTTTACCAAAAAGATAATTTAAAATTTAAGAATAAACGAATATTGCGTTTCCCACCACATTATGGTACAACTGACATGGTGTTGACAGATTATAACCAAGACGGTTTTACTGATATAATTACAGTGCATGGTGATAATGCAGACTATTCAAATATTTTAAAACCTTATCATGGTATTAGAATTCATTTGAATAATGGTAAAGGTTCATTTAATGAAAGTTTCTTTTACCCAATATATGGTGTAACAAAAGTCTTAGCAGAAGATTTTGATAAAGATGGAGATATTGATTTGGTTGCAACTGCATTTTTTCCAGATTTTAATGAGCTTGTAGATGAATCTTTTTTATATCTGGAAAATATTGATAGTGAAGAGTTTAAGTTTAAATCATACAATCTAAATAGAAATATTCCGATTAAAAGTCTAGCACTTATAAAAGCCGATGTAGATGGTGATGGCGATATGGATGTGGTAGCCGGACATTTTGCAGATACTCCTAGTAGAAGTGTACCAAAGAGCGTAG
- a CDS encoding lipocalin family protein gives MRNTLLMIVIACMAFTCDENEEVELTAGIVGKWKLKEIYADPGNGSGKFNEVESDKTITFLASNEVSTNESLCNLGNNSNGSSTGIYSLQDSTITPTDCDYGDFKIHFVVESSYLILYYPCIEGCGEKYEKVSN, from the coding sequence ATGAGAAACACACTATTGATGATCGTGATAGCTTGCATGGCTTTTACATGTGATGAAAATGAAGAAGTAGAATTAACTGCCGGCATTGTTGGTAAATGGAAACTAAAAGAAATCTATGCTGACCCAGGAAATGGAAGCGGGAAATTTAATGAGGTTGAAAGTGACAAAACAATTACCTTTTTAGCAAGTAATGAAGTTTCAACCAACGAAAGCCTATGCAATTTAGGTAATAACTCAAATGGCTCTTCAACTGGAATTTATTCACTACAAGATTCTACCATTACACCCACAGATTGTGATTATGGAGATTTTAAGATTCATTTTGTTGTGGAGAGTTCTTATTTGATTTTGTATTACCCATGTATTGAAGGATGTGGAGAAAAGTATGAGAAAGTGAGTAATTAA
- a CDS encoding ankyrin repeat domain-containing protein, translating into MKAASVFTICILVSFTLKASDMIDSIKSVLKQKDISKTIALIQAKPEILETSDKNGSSGFMLIAYSGLQSALEEAISLKKAFTFHEAIVSGQIAIVGEYLNNKDKAFVNLYSSDGFTPLSLAAFFDQTEIAILLLENGADPNLQATNPSKVNALHSAVAKENLDLCKKLIDFGVNVNAVQMQNVTALHSASHRGNLELVKLLVENGADTELKMENGDSALSIAERENKTEVAEYLKQK; encoded by the coding sequence ATGAAAGCAGCATCAGTATTTACCATTTGTATTTTAGTCTCATTTACACTCAAGGCAAGCGATATGATCGACTCAATTAAATCTGTATTAAAACAAAAAGATATTTCTAAAACCATTGCATTAATTCAAGCTAAACCAGAAATTTTGGAAACTAGCGACAAAAACGGAAGCTCAGGTTTTATGCTTATTGCTTATAGTGGTTTACAATCTGCTTTAGAAGAAGCTATTTCACTCAAAAAAGCTTTCACTTTTCATGAAGCTATTGTATCAGGACAAATAGCAATTGTAGGAGAATATTTAAATAACAAAGATAAAGCCTTTGTAAACTTATATTCTAGTGATGGTTTTACACCTTTGTCACTAGCAGCATTTTTTGATCAAACTGAGATTGCCATTTTGTTGCTAGAAAATGGCGCTGATCCAAACTTGCAGGCTACAAATCCTTCGAAAGTAAATGCATTACATTCTGCTGTTGCCAAAGAGAATCTTGATTTATGCAAAAAACTGATAGATTTTGGCGTAAATGTAAATGCAGTTCAAATGCAAAACGTAACGGCATTGCATTCAGCATCCCACAGAGGAAATCTAGAATTAGTGAAGTTACTTGTTGAAAATGGTGCAGACACTGAACTCAAAATGGAAAATGGAGACTCAGCACTTAGCATTGCTGAAAGAGAAAACAAAACTGAAGTAGCTGAGTATTTGAAGCAAAAATAA